In one Nicotiana tomentosiformis chromosome 6, ASM39032v3, whole genome shotgun sequence genomic region, the following are encoded:
- the LOC104121061 gene encoding small ribosomal subunit protein mS79 (rPPR3b)-like: protein MYHHARKLFDEMPQLKCPRTILSFNALLDSCVRSERYDETGGLFREMPAKLSIESNLLSYNLAIKALCKAGSFDSAVLLMDEIEEHGIKPDTVTCNTLLSTLYESKNNSEAENLWVVMEKRNILPDICSYNIRLRSLVKVNERVVDGLVEHSKIENAKELVKLVKSCKRFLYKLSLPPRN from the exons ATGTATCATCACGCACGTAAACTGTTCGACGAAATGCCTCAACTAAAGTGTCCACGGACTATCCTTTCCTTCAATGCCCTTTTGGATTCATGCGTTAGGTCAGAGAGATATGATGAAACTGGCGGGTTGTTTCGTGAAATGCCCGCGAAATTGTCGATTGAGTCTAATTTACTGTCTTATAACCTTGCGATTAAGGCGTTGTGTAAGGCTGGTTCTTTCGATTCTGCTGTGCTTTTGATGGATGAGATTGAAGAGCATGGGATTAAGCCGGATACTGTGACTTGTAATACCTTGTTAAGCACACTTTATGAAAGTAAAAATAATTCTGAAGCTGAAAATTTGTGGGTTGTGATGGAAAAGAGAAATATTCTTCCTGATATTTGCAGTTATAATATTAGATTACGAAGTTTGGTTAAAGTTAATGAG AGAGTTGTTGATGGCTTAGTTGAGCACTCTAAGATTGAAAATGCAAAGGAGCTGGTTAAGTTGGTCAAGTCTTGTAAGAGATTCCTGTATAAGCTTTCGTTGCCTCCGCGTAACTAG